A single genomic interval of Solimonas sp. K1W22B-7 harbors:
- a CDS encoding efflux RND transporter periplasmic adaptor subunit, giving the protein MNDIDLGKLRVNREGKATPKASGKRGLQRHHLLIGAGVLLLLYMLVPSAAPVQTTQVVTAWPSQQYLLLNSTGYVVARRKAAVASKGTGRVEWLGVSEGDTVKQGTVVARLESRDVEATYRAAAANTAVAAAALTTAQNEREDAQRNLDRFNVLFRKKLVSLLNMQDAKSRYARAVASQASAKAAVDAAKANEEYARSGVEYTQIRAPFDGVVISRSANVGDIVTPLSSAADAKGAVVVMADMSTLEVDAEVSESSLASIKVGQPCEIVLDAFPDRRYRGQVSVVVPTVNRSSATVTTKVRILDTDPSILPDMSARVGFLSQAVDVAGQKPVTAANPDAIAGEGDDRRVYAVDGEGRVREVPVKVGVLLGGVREIQGELKAGDMLVLKPGRGLRDGKHIKLAAAK; this is encoded by the coding sequence CGGTGCCGGCGTCCTGCTGCTGCTCTACATGCTCGTGCCCTCCGCGGCACCGGTGCAGACCACCCAGGTGGTCACCGCCTGGCCCTCGCAGCAGTACCTGCTGCTGAACTCCACCGGCTACGTCGTGGCGCGCCGCAAGGCGGCGGTGGCCTCCAAGGGCACCGGCCGCGTCGAGTGGCTGGGCGTCAGCGAGGGCGACACGGTCAAGCAGGGCACCGTGGTGGCGCGCCTGGAGAGCCGTGACGTGGAGGCGACCTACCGCGCCGCGGCGGCCAACACCGCGGTCGCCGCGGCGGCCCTGACCACGGCGCAGAACGAGCGGGAGGATGCCCAGCGCAATCTCGACCGCTTCAACGTGCTGTTCAGGAAGAAGCTGGTCTCCCTGCTCAACATGCAGGACGCCAAGTCGCGCTACGCCCGTGCCGTGGCCAGCCAGGCCAGCGCCAAGGCTGCAGTGGATGCGGCCAAGGCCAACGAGGAGTATGCCCGCAGCGGCGTGGAGTACACGCAGATCCGCGCGCCCTTCGACGGCGTGGTGATCTCGCGTTCGGCCAACGTCGGCGACATCGTCACGCCGCTGTCCTCGGCAGCCGACGCCAAGGGTGCGGTGGTGGTGATGGCGGACATGAGCACGCTGGAGGTGGACGCAGAGGTTTCCGAGTCCTCGCTGGCGTCGATCAAGGTAGGCCAGCCCTGCGAGATCGTGCTCGATGCCTTCCCCGACCGCCGCTACCGCGGCCAGGTCAGCGTGGTGGTGCCGACGGTGAACCGCTCCAGTGCCACGGTCACCACCAAGGTGCGCATCCTCGACACCGATCCCAGCATCCTGCCGGACATGAGCGCGCGCGTCGGCTTCCTGTCGCAGGCGGTCGATGTCGCCGGCCAGAAGCCGGTGACGGCGGCCAACCCCGACGCCATTGCCGGCGAAGGCGACGACCGCAGGGTCTATGCGGTCGATGGCGAGGGCAGGGTGCGCGAGGTGCCGGTGAAGGTTGGCGTGCTGCTGGGCGGCGTGCGCGAAATCCAGGGCGAGCTGAAGGCCGGGGACATGCTGGTGCTGAAGCCGGGCCGTGGCCTGCGCGACGGCAAGCACATCAAGCTGGCCGCGGCGAAGTAG